One Bacteroidales bacterium genomic window, TCTTAAAGAATTAATCATAAACCACAAATAATTAATCATCAATAAATGGGATGAAATTTTTATTATCAATTTTAATTCTCATTATAATTGATTTATAGAATTATTAAGGCATGAAATTGATTATAAATCTGTTCTTTATTTTATTGTTTTTATAATAAACAATTAGTTCAAAAGTTAATTATCGCAAAATGTGATTTATTATTCCTTCCATCAGTTCTACTCCATAGGGAATTATTTCATCTGGAAAATCGTAGCTATTGGTATGTAAATCGGGATGGTTTTCGCCAACTCCCAACCCAAAAATTATTGAGGGTAATGCAGATGTGAAATGTGCAAAGTCCTCGCTCCATCGGTTTGGTTGGTTTATAAATATTACTTCTCTGCTTTGTTTTTTCGCAATAACCTCAACAATATTAGATAATTCAGGATTGCAATCCGCCGCAGGGAATTCATCGGTAAACTGAATATCAACCTCTAGTTTATGTTTAGCTGCAATGTTTTGTGTTGAGGATACGGCATAATCCGATAGTTTCCGCATATGATCCTTGTCAAATGCTCTCAATGTAACCATAACTTCTGCATATCCTGGAGATGTTCCAAACGCAACATCACCAACTTGAACATGAACAATGGTGGCTAGTATATACTCACTGAAAAGTTTAATATATTTCACCCCATTCAAAACTTGAATTATCTCGGCAACAGCTTCAGAAGGGTTAATCCCACTTTCGGGATAAGCGGCATGGGCATTCTTGCCAGTTAGCTTAATTATCACTCCCTTTGATGCAGCCGAAAAGGTATATTTACCCAGTACAATACTGCCAAAAGGGTACTTAGGCATATTATGAATTGCAAATGCAAAATCGGTTAATAATCCTAGTTCCCTAAGTTCATTTATAGATTCCTTTGCTCCTTTGCCATTCTCCTCCTCGGGTTGGTAGAATAAGACCACCCTCCCTTTGCCAATTGGGTTTTCATGTAATCTTTTGGCTAAACCCGAAACCATTGCCATGTGGCCATCGTGCCCACACTGGTGCGAAACACCATTATTCATTGATTTGTATGGCAAGGCATTATGCTCTTCAACAGGCAAAGCATCCATATCGCACCGAAAAAGAAGGGTTGCTCCTACCTCTTTCCCATTGTAGACGGCAGCAACTCCCGAACCAGCAATATCAGTATACAATTCATCGGGTTTGTAATTCGATAGAAATTGGACTATCCGTTTGGCTGTTAACTTCTCGTTACCC contains:
- a CDS encoding amidohydrolase is translated as MDEIINLRHELHRNPELSGNEKLTAKRIVQFLSNYKPDELYTDIAGSGVAAVYNGKEVGATLLFRCDMDALPVEEHNALPYKSMNNGVSHQCGHDGHMAMVSGLAKRLHENPIGKGRVVLFYQPEEENGKGAKESINELRELGLLTDFAFAIHNMPKYPFGSIVLGKYTFSAASKGVIIKLTGKNAHAAYPESGINPSEAVAEIIQVLNGVKYIKLFSEYILATIVHVQVGDVAFGTSPGYAEVMVTLRAFDKDHMRKLSDYAVSSTQNIAAKHKLEVDIQFTDEFPAADCNPELSNIVEVIAKKQSREVIFINQPNRWSEDFAHFTSALPSIIFGLGVGENHPDLHTNSYDFPDEIIPYGVELMEGIINHILR